A single genomic interval of Lathyrus oleraceus cultivar Zhongwan6 chromosome 7, CAAS_Psat_ZW6_1.0, whole genome shotgun sequence harbors:
- the LOC127104251 gene encoding acyl-CoA-binding domain-containing protein 1, whose amino-acid sequence MITSSITHLVNVMQEDFEEHAAKVKTLKESPSNENLLILYGLYKQATLGPVTTARPGIFSQKDRAKWDAWKAVEGKSKDEAMSDYITKVKQLLEEAGLSA is encoded by the exons ATGATTACTTCAAGCATTACACACTTGGTTAATGTGATGCAGGAGGATTTTGAGGAGCATGCTGCGAAAGTCAAGACTCTAAAAGAGAGTCCATCAAATGAAAACTTGCTTATCCTTTATGGATTGTACAAGCAAGCCACTCTTGGACCTGTTACCACCG CTCGTCCTGGGATTTTCAGCCAGAAAGACAGAGCTAAATGGGATGCATGGAAGGCTGTTGAAG GAAAATCCAAGGATGAAGCAATGAGTGATTACATCACTAAGGTGAAACAGCTGCTCGAAGAAGCTGGTCTTTCTGCTTAA
- the LOC127106589 gene encoding cell division cycle 20.2, cofactor of APC complex: protein MDSGWWRPFSKTDSRVPFQERFLHQKNSSQDQDNLDRFVPNRSAMDFGYAHYMLTEGTKGKENPEVITPYQKKLAEAVNINDGTRILAFKNKPPTPVELVPREILSPPPQSKLSKPKRCIPQTSERTLDAPDILDDFYLNLLDWGSDNVLSIALENTVYLWNASDSSTSELVTVDEEYGPVTSVNWAQDGRHLAIGLNNSHVQIWDTSASKQLRTLKGGHRTRVGSLAWNSHILTTGGMDGKIVNNDVRVRSHIVETYRGHNQEVCGLKWSSSGHQLASGGNDNVVHIWDRSVVSSNSPTNWLHRFEEHTAAVKALAWCPFQGNLLASGGGGGDHCIKLWNTHTGARLNSFDTGSQVCSLLWNKNERELLSSHGFTKNQLTLWKYPSMVKMAELNGHTSRVLYMTQSPDGCTVASAAADETLRFWNVFGNPATAGKAAPKAYSEPFAKFNRIR, encoded by the exons ATGGATTCAGGATGGTGGAGGCCTTTTTCAAAGACCGATTCCCGTGTCCCTTTCCAAGAACGCTTCCTTCATCAGAAAAATTCTTCGCAGGATCAGGATAAT TTGGATAGGTTTGTTCCAAATAGATCAGCAATGGATTTTGGTTATGCTCATTACATGCTGACGGAGGGTACAAAGGGAAAAGAAAATCCAGAGGTGATTACACCATACCAGAAAAAACTCGCAGAAGCCGTTAACATCAATGACGGAACTCGAATATTGGCTTTCAAGAATAAGCCTCCGACACCGGTTGAACTCGTACCTAGGGAAATTCTTTCGCCTCCTCCTCAATCCAAATTATCCAAACCCAAACGATGTATTCCTCAG ACTTCTGAGAGGACCTTGGATGCCCCTGATATCTTGGATGATTTTTACTTGAATTTACTAGATTGGGGTAGCGATAATGTCCTTAGTATTGCCCTTGAAAATACAGTTTATCTTTGGAATGCTTCAGATAGTTCCACTTCAGAACTTGTCACTGTGGATGAGGAATATGGTCCTGTCACAAGTGTTAACTGGGCCCAAGATGGTCGCCATTTAGCCATTGGTTTGAACAATTCTCATGTCCAGATATGGGATACCAGTGCTTCTAAACAG CTAAGGACACTAAAGGGTGGACATAGAACAAGAGTGGGTTCACTGGCTTGGAACAGTCACATTCTGACAACAGGAGGAATGGATGGTAAAATAGTAAACAATGATGTTAGAGTGAGATCTCACATTGTTGAAACGTACAGAGGACACAACCAGGAAGTTTGTGGGCTCAAGTGGTCATCCTCAGGACATCAATTGGCGAGTGGTGGAAACGATAATGTTGTTCACATATGGGATAGGTCTGTGGTTTCCTCAAATTCACCTACTAATTGGCTTCATAGGTTTGAGGAACACACAGCTGCTGTGAAGGCACTAGCTTGGTGTCCTTTTCAGGGTAACCTATTGGCATCTGGTGGAGGTGGGGGTGATCATTGCATTAAATTGTGGAACACACACACAGGTGCGAGACTGAATTCTTTCGATACAGGATCACAAGTTTGTTCTCTGCTCTGGAACAAGAATGAGCGCGAGCTTCTTAGCTCACATGGGTTCACTAAAAACCAGCTCACCCTTTGGAAGTATCCTTCAATGGTGAAGATGGCAGAACTCAACGGTCACACCTCGAGAGTGTTGTACATGACACAGAGCCCGGATGGGTGTACTGTGGCATCTGCAGCCGCAGATGAGACTCTCAGGTTTTGGAATGTCTTTGGAAACCCAGCAACAGCAGGAAAAGCTGCGCCAAAGGCATATAGTGAACCGTTTGCAAAATTCAACCGTATCCGGTAA